In Lewinellaceae bacterium, a single window of DNA contains:
- a CDS encoding T9SS type A sorting domain-containing protein produces MESTLSQKPADGSFESPEFEDALKWTGQRHLYYRLLKKGEEALESWEEDFLEEYESTTVEDFSLVDTTLNTAFTLGEHTTAALDSVQSEMESKLDSLHWVDWQFNFGIEIDTAALLAKHQGLLDSLSYLRQQGEDQMEAIQLYREDFLEQAETDNTAISASEVFEVNEQDVNALFLETVAIGVDTFTEAQITALWAFANQCPLSGGDAVFKARSLYSLIDPLVKYEDEELCSSEPEERPAVIHQPEILSSFQLIPNPAKDELSVRLLEPLGKGGFFSAFNLRGQVQLEKQLEVGKAVFLIDTSQLPAGIYYCTIRGHGISLEPQKLIIIR; encoded by the coding sequence ATGGAATCAACGTTATCGCAAAAGCCAGCCGACGGAAGCTTTGAATCTCCCGAATTTGAGGATGCCTTAAAATGGACAGGGCAACGCCACCTTTACTACCGCCTGCTGAAAAAAGGAGAAGAAGCCTTGGAATCCTGGGAAGAAGATTTCCTGGAAGAGTATGAAAGTACAACCGTGGAAGATTTCTCATTAGTGGATACCACGCTCAATACGGCTTTTACTCTTGGAGAACACACAACGGCGGCCCTGGATTCTGTGCAAAGCGAAATGGAAAGCAAGTTGGACAGCCTGCATTGGGTGGACTGGCAGTTCAATTTTGGTATCGAAATAGATACGGCAGCCCTGCTGGCTAAACATCAGGGCCTGCTGGATAGCCTGTCCTACCTGCGCCAACAGGGAGAAGATCAAATGGAAGCCATTCAACTGTACCGGGAAGATTTTCTGGAACAGGCGGAAACGGACAATACTGCTATTTCAGCCAGTGAAGTATTTGAAGTTAACGAGCAGGACGTCAATGCTTTGTTCCTGGAAACGGTAGCTATAGGCGTTGATACTTTCACTGAAGCCCAGATAACAGCCCTATGGGCGTTCGCCAACCAATGCCCTTTGTCGGGCGGCGATGCTGTGTTTAAGGCCCGGAGCCTATACAGCCTTATTGACCCACTGGTTAAATATGAGGATGAAGAACTGTGTAGTTCTGAACCGGAGGAGAGGCCGGCAGTTATCCACCAACCAGAAATTCTTTCAAGCTTCCAACTGATCCCCAACCCGGCAAAGGATGAACTATCTGTCCGTTTGCTAGAACCCCTTGGCAAAGGGGGCTTCTTCTCTGCTTTTAACTTAAGGGGGCAGGTTCAATTGGAAAAACAATTGGAGGTAGGCAAAGCAGTTTTTCTCATCGACACCAGCCAACTTCCCGCAGGAATTTATTACTGCACAATAAGAGGCCATGGCATAAGCCTTGAACCCCAAAAGTTAATTATCATTCGATAA